A genomic window from Macaca mulatta isolate MMU2019108-1 chromosome 19, T2T-MMU8v2.0, whole genome shotgun sequence includes:
- the LOC144336761 gene encoding uncharacterized protein LOC144336761 encodes MGTVQRGDGGRGKPGDLSPALGGVCSLTPSRKGAAPTTPHPRSPRKGASGIPARSRDLQSRPRGRPHPARSTGSSQVRDPRGPGADTFFPPRSLTCAAAAASASRCAPGSALRKLQPGPLPQRRLGGGADTRGRPISGCLPVLTANPRRPLRVDPTETFHRDPSSSPGSSRLPPAPRSSGPSRPA; translated from the coding sequence ATGGGGACCGTCCAGAGGGGGGACGGGGGGAGGGGCAAGCCCGGAGACCTCAGCCCAGCGTTGGGAGGCGTTTGTTCCCTGACCCCCAGCAGGAAGGGAgctgcccccaccaccccccacccccgctctcCCCGGAAAGGGGCCTCCGGCATCCCCGCGCGCAGCCGAGACCTCCAGTCGCGTCCACGGGGCCGGCCCCACCCTGCACGATCGACCGGATCCTCGCAGGTCCGCGACCCTCGGGGGCCCGGAGCAGACACATTCTTCCCGCCGAGGTCACTCAcctgcgccgccgccgccgcctccgcctcccggtgCGCACCCGGCTCGGCCCTCCGCAAACTCCAGCCCGGGCCTCTCCCGCAGCGGCGCCTGGGGGGCGGGGCCGACACCCGCGGCCGGCCAATCAGCGGCTGCCTCCCGGTGCTTACGGCCAATCCGCGTCGTCCGCTTCGGGTGGACCCGACGGAAACATTCCACAGGGATCCCTCCTCCTCTCCCGGCTCTTCCCGACTCCCCCCCGCGCCGCGAAGCAGTGGACCGTCCCGCCCTGCTTAA